A window of Argopecten irradians isolate NY chromosome 1, Ai_NY, whole genome shotgun sequence contains these coding sequences:
- the LOC138321499 gene encoding E3 ubiquitin-protein ligase MIB2-like isoform X1, which yields MVDSSDQLRPGVRVVRGPDWRYEVNKIQDGGEGHTGTVIYVPKHNTTDRKVTVIWDSGREVRYRAGQDGKYDLRIFDSGPSGVLHKNIICDGQGCDENPLKGLRWKCAVCDDFDICTRCYMGGKHNLQHGFVRIDVEKSSAVAVPPRSKSKSVESKGVFPGARVVRGPHWRWKNQDGSDGDEGEVKQVVTWEASQPKGYRGGVKVLWKKTEYEGQYRLGGDGCVDVLYKSKKSVGSGGLYYPAHLPVVDVVNPGVVALRPSDKVRVALDIGALQRLQEHDMYGGWDDRMKQCTQELGTIVEILFGGNPVKVQYEDGQVWTLHRSALTRIHTFSKDEAVKILSDYNTVMGLQDGHGGWNDDMSETLGETGRIVKVDNDGDMRIKIKKKIWLFSPVCVSPVEDLAIADNIPLNDKDDYDSDSSDSDFELGESMNDVAEAIAKVFVEMLRAQSNSVSPDTTSSINIVQAAAQGNLSDVQAVLKKDRSQVDRTVEDKTALQLASYEGHVKVVELLLEYKAKTDKADKEGDTALHFAAFGKEKGTLQLLLKSGAKLNVINKKGQTALHVAVGKGSDECTKLLVSKGANVNIKDGDGDTIMHDCIVQKLGQPGIREAVLKAKTADYETVNSKGFNVLHWAVLKDNNPAVQIILGRNSNIVNAKTKDGYSPLHIAAVNNHIELLNLLINTGHADVNILDNDKRSPLHLAVVQCHKGAVEILINNDKCNVNAQDKNENTALHLALGSRSLPQAMQQLGLAKNSNSDDLSEIICLLLDHKASVKLKNSDAKTALDLTNDPMTRMFMERFHETKSASKSKSSGKGKFTPNHWDPMGEQDLVRVLLKSNGSGMSKMEYDNVVKKFSRSLPQARIHRIERLQNNYLWEIYYVTKRNLEKQYGGRGTANERDLFHGTVPEAVDVITKQNFDMRLAGGRVGTLLGKGTYFAHEAKTSDGYAAYDDKRHKFMFMAKVLVGKYCIGNGEFTRPPAQNPSDKESVLFDSCVDNTRDPRIYCVFSNNQYYPEYLIEYT from the exons ATGGTTGATTCTTCAGACCAG CTGCGGCCAGGAGTGAGGGTTGTGCGAGGGCCAGACTGGCGATACGAAGTTAACAAAATACAGGATGGTGGTGAGGGACACACTGGAACGGTCATCTACGTCCcaaaacataacacaacagACAGGAAGGTGACAGTTATCTGGGACTCGGGACGGGAGGTGCGGTATCGTGCTGGTCAAGATGGAAAATATGACCTTCGGATCTTCGACTCTGGTCCTTCAG gtgtgttgcATAAAAATATTATCTGTGATGGGCAAGGATGTGACGAGAATCCACTCAAAGGTCTACGCTGGAAATGTGCCGTCTGTGACGACTTTGACATCTGTACCCGGTGTTATATGGGTGGTAAACACAACCTCCAGCATGGATTTGTGAGGATCGATGTGGAAAAGTCTTCTGC AGTGGCAGTTCCCCCTCGCTCCAAAAGCAAATCTGTGGAATCCAAGGGAGTGTTTCCTGGAGCACGAGTTGTCCGAGGGCCGCACTGGAGATGGAAAAATCAGGATG GCTCAGATGGAGACGAAGGTGAGGTCAAACAGGTGGTAACGTGGGAGGCCAGTCAGCCAAAAGGTTACAGAGGTGGGGTCAAGGTTCTCTGGAAAAAGACCGAGTACGAAGGCCAGTATCGACTTGGAGGGGATGGGTGTGTCGATGTCCTTTATAAATCAAAGAAGTCTGTAGGATCGGGAGGTCTTTATTATCCAGCTCATCTGCCTGTTGTTG ATGTTGTTAACCCTGGTGTAGTGGCATTGAGACCATCAGACAAAGTCCGAGTGGCCCTGGACATTGGTGCCCTACAAAGACTTCAGGAGCATGACATGTATGGAGGCTGGGATGACCGTATGAAACAG TGTACCCAGGAGCTTGGTACCATTGTAGAGATTTTGTTTGGCGGTAACCCAGTGAAAGTCCAGTATGAGGATGGACAAGTTTGGACCTTACATAGGAGTGCCCTCACTCGG ATCCATACCTTTAGCAAAGATGAAGCAGTGAAGATTCTAAGTGACTACAACACTGTGATGGGCCTACAGGATGGACACGGAGGCTGGAACGATGATATGAGTGAA ACCCTTGGCGAAACAGGTCGGATTGTAAAAGTTGACAATGATGGTGATATGAGGATTAAAATAAAGAAGAAGATATGGTTGTTCAGTCCTGTGTGTGTAAGTCCTGTAGAAGATCTCGCTATCGCTGACAACATTCCCTTAAATGATAAAGATGATTACGACAGCGATAGCAGTGACAGCGACTTTGAACTTGGGGAAAGTATGAATG ATGTTGCTGAGGCCATTGCCAAAGTGTTTGTTGAAATGTTGAGGGCCCAGTCCAACAGTGTTTCCCCAGATACGACTTCGTCCATCAACATTGTACAAGCAGCAGCTCAAGGGAACCTATCAGATGTGCAGGCCGTTTTGAAGAAAGATCGCTCACAG GTTGACAGGACAGTAGAAGATAAAACTGCCTTACAATTGGCCAGCTATGAAGGTCACGTGAAGGTCGTGGAGCTCTTGTTGGAGTACAAAGCAAAGACAGACAAGGCTGATAAAGAGGGCGATACTGCACTTCACTTCGCTGCCTTTGG AAAAGAGAAAGGAACATTGCAGTTGTTGCTAAAATCTGGTGCAAAGCTCAATGTAATCAACAAAAAGGGCCAAACTGCCTTACATGTGGCAGTGGGAAAAGGCAGCGATGAATGTACAAAGCTTCTGGTCAGCAAAGGGGCGAATGTTAATATTAAG GACGGTGATGGGGATACCATCATGCATGATTGCATCGTGCAAAAACTTGGACAACCAGGGATCCGTGAGGCAGTATTAAAGGCAAAAACAGCTGACTATGAGACAGTTAACTCGAAGGGATTCAATGTGCTGCACTGGGCTGTTCTGAAGGACAATAACCC TGCTGTCCAAATCATCCTTGGAAGAAACAGTAATATTGTGAATGCTAAAACAAAGGATGGATACTCCCCACTACACATCGCTGCTGTCAACAACCATATTGAGTTGCTCAACCTCCTTATCAATACG GGTCATGCGGACGTCAATATATTGGATAATGATAAGAGAAGTCCACTTCATTTAGCTGTGGTTCAATGTCATAAAGGTGCTGTGGAGATTCTAATTAACAACGACA AATGTAATGTCAATGCTCAAGACAAAAACGAAAACACAGCTCTTCATCTTGCATTGGGGAGCCGTTCTTTACCACAAGCA ATGCAGCAGTTGGGATTGGCTAAGAACTCCAATTCTGATGACCTCAGTGAAATAATCTGTCTCCTCCTCGACCATAAAGCCAGTGTCAAACTGAAAAATTCTGATGCTAAGACTGCTCTTGACTTGACTAACGACCCAATGACCCGGATGTTCATGGAAAG ATTCCATGAAACAAAGTCAGCTTCGAAAAGTAAATCGTCCGGCAAAGGGAAGTTTACGCCGAACCATTGGGACCCTATGGGTGAACAGGATCTTGTACGTGTTCTCCTCAAAAGTAACGGGAGTGGCATGAGCAAAATGGAATATGACAATGTTGTCAAGAAATTCTCTCGCTCCCTACCCCAGGCACGCATACACAGAATTGAGCGACTTCAGAACAACTATCTATGGGAGATATACTACGT GACAAAGCGCAATTTGGAGAAGCAGTATGGAGGACGTGGCACTGCTAACGAGCGTGATTTGTTTCACGGCACCGTGCCGGAGGCTGTAGACGTTATAACAAAGCAAAACTTCGATATGCGCCTTGCTGGTGGACGCGTTGGAACTCTCCTTGGCAAGGGAACCTATTTTGCTCATGAAGCTAAAACGTCTGATGGTTATGCTGCTTATGACGACAAGCGTCACAAATTTATGTTCATGGCGAAAGTTTTGGTTGGGAAATACTGTATCGGTAATGGTGAATTCACTCGTCCTCCAGCCCAGAATCCCAGTGATAAAGAGTCCGTACTGTTCGATAGCTGTGTCGACAACACGAGAGATCCTAGGATCTACTGTGTCTTCAGCAACAACCAGTACTACCCGGAGTATCTCATAGAGTACACATGA
- the LOC138321499 gene encoding E3 ubiquitin-protein ligase MIB2-like isoform X2 produces MAANLLRPGVRVVRGPDWRYEVNKIQDGGEGHTGTVIYVPKHNTTDRKVTVIWDSGREVRYRAGQDGKYDLRIFDSGPSGVLHKNIICDGQGCDENPLKGLRWKCAVCDDFDICTRCYMGGKHNLQHGFVRIDVEKSSAVAVPPRSKSKSVESKGVFPGARVVRGPHWRWKNQDGSDGDEGEVKQVVTWEASQPKGYRGGVKVLWKKTEYEGQYRLGGDGCVDVLYKSKKSVGSGGLYYPAHLPVVDVVNPGVVALRPSDKVRVALDIGALQRLQEHDMYGGWDDRMKQCTQELGTIVEILFGGNPVKVQYEDGQVWTLHRSALTRIHTFSKDEAVKILSDYNTVMGLQDGHGGWNDDMSETLGETGRIVKVDNDGDMRIKIKKKIWLFSPVCVSPVEDLAIADNIPLNDKDDYDSDSSDSDFELGESMNDVAEAIAKVFVEMLRAQSNSVSPDTTSSINIVQAAAQGNLSDVQAVLKKDRSQVDRTVEDKTALQLASYEGHVKVVELLLEYKAKTDKADKEGDTALHFAAFGKEKGTLQLLLKSGAKLNVINKKGQTALHVAVGKGSDECTKLLVSKGANVNIKDGDGDTIMHDCIVQKLGQPGIREAVLKAKTADYETVNSKGFNVLHWAVLKDNNPAVQIILGRNSNIVNAKTKDGYSPLHIAAVNNHIELLNLLINTGHADVNILDNDKRSPLHLAVVQCHKGAVEILINNDKCNVNAQDKNENTALHLALGSRSLPQAMQQLGLAKNSNSDDLSEIICLLLDHKASVKLKNSDAKTALDLTNDPMTRMFMERFHETKSASKSKSSGKGKFTPNHWDPMGEQDLVRVLLKSNGSGMSKMEYDNVVKKFSRSLPQARIHRIERLQNNYLWEIYYVTKRNLEKQYGGRGTANERDLFHGTVPEAVDVITKQNFDMRLAGGRVGTLLGKGTYFAHEAKTSDGYAAYDDKRHKFMFMAKVLVGKYCIGNGEFTRPPAQNPSDKESVLFDSCVDNTRDPRIYCVFSNNQYYPEYLIEYT; encoded by the exons ATGGCAGCTAATCTG CTGCGGCCAGGAGTGAGGGTTGTGCGAGGGCCAGACTGGCGATACGAAGTTAACAAAATACAGGATGGTGGTGAGGGACACACTGGAACGGTCATCTACGTCCcaaaacataacacaacagACAGGAAGGTGACAGTTATCTGGGACTCGGGACGGGAGGTGCGGTATCGTGCTGGTCAAGATGGAAAATATGACCTTCGGATCTTCGACTCTGGTCCTTCAG gtgtgttgcATAAAAATATTATCTGTGATGGGCAAGGATGTGACGAGAATCCACTCAAAGGTCTACGCTGGAAATGTGCCGTCTGTGACGACTTTGACATCTGTACCCGGTGTTATATGGGTGGTAAACACAACCTCCAGCATGGATTTGTGAGGATCGATGTGGAAAAGTCTTCTGC AGTGGCAGTTCCCCCTCGCTCCAAAAGCAAATCTGTGGAATCCAAGGGAGTGTTTCCTGGAGCACGAGTTGTCCGAGGGCCGCACTGGAGATGGAAAAATCAGGATG GCTCAGATGGAGACGAAGGTGAGGTCAAACAGGTGGTAACGTGGGAGGCCAGTCAGCCAAAAGGTTACAGAGGTGGGGTCAAGGTTCTCTGGAAAAAGACCGAGTACGAAGGCCAGTATCGACTTGGAGGGGATGGGTGTGTCGATGTCCTTTATAAATCAAAGAAGTCTGTAGGATCGGGAGGTCTTTATTATCCAGCTCATCTGCCTGTTGTTG ATGTTGTTAACCCTGGTGTAGTGGCATTGAGACCATCAGACAAAGTCCGAGTGGCCCTGGACATTGGTGCCCTACAAAGACTTCAGGAGCATGACATGTATGGAGGCTGGGATGACCGTATGAAACAG TGTACCCAGGAGCTTGGTACCATTGTAGAGATTTTGTTTGGCGGTAACCCAGTGAAAGTCCAGTATGAGGATGGACAAGTTTGGACCTTACATAGGAGTGCCCTCACTCGG ATCCATACCTTTAGCAAAGATGAAGCAGTGAAGATTCTAAGTGACTACAACACTGTGATGGGCCTACAGGATGGACACGGAGGCTGGAACGATGATATGAGTGAA ACCCTTGGCGAAACAGGTCGGATTGTAAAAGTTGACAATGATGGTGATATGAGGATTAAAATAAAGAAGAAGATATGGTTGTTCAGTCCTGTGTGTGTAAGTCCTGTAGAAGATCTCGCTATCGCTGACAACATTCCCTTAAATGATAAAGATGATTACGACAGCGATAGCAGTGACAGCGACTTTGAACTTGGGGAAAGTATGAATG ATGTTGCTGAGGCCATTGCCAAAGTGTTTGTTGAAATGTTGAGGGCCCAGTCCAACAGTGTTTCCCCAGATACGACTTCGTCCATCAACATTGTACAAGCAGCAGCTCAAGGGAACCTATCAGATGTGCAGGCCGTTTTGAAGAAAGATCGCTCACAG GTTGACAGGACAGTAGAAGATAAAACTGCCTTACAATTGGCCAGCTATGAAGGTCACGTGAAGGTCGTGGAGCTCTTGTTGGAGTACAAAGCAAAGACAGACAAGGCTGATAAAGAGGGCGATACTGCACTTCACTTCGCTGCCTTTGG AAAAGAGAAAGGAACATTGCAGTTGTTGCTAAAATCTGGTGCAAAGCTCAATGTAATCAACAAAAAGGGCCAAACTGCCTTACATGTGGCAGTGGGAAAAGGCAGCGATGAATGTACAAAGCTTCTGGTCAGCAAAGGGGCGAATGTTAATATTAAG GACGGTGATGGGGATACCATCATGCATGATTGCATCGTGCAAAAACTTGGACAACCAGGGATCCGTGAGGCAGTATTAAAGGCAAAAACAGCTGACTATGAGACAGTTAACTCGAAGGGATTCAATGTGCTGCACTGGGCTGTTCTGAAGGACAATAACCC TGCTGTCCAAATCATCCTTGGAAGAAACAGTAATATTGTGAATGCTAAAACAAAGGATGGATACTCCCCACTACACATCGCTGCTGTCAACAACCATATTGAGTTGCTCAACCTCCTTATCAATACG GGTCATGCGGACGTCAATATATTGGATAATGATAAGAGAAGTCCACTTCATTTAGCTGTGGTTCAATGTCATAAAGGTGCTGTGGAGATTCTAATTAACAACGACA AATGTAATGTCAATGCTCAAGACAAAAACGAAAACACAGCTCTTCATCTTGCATTGGGGAGCCGTTCTTTACCACAAGCA ATGCAGCAGTTGGGATTGGCTAAGAACTCCAATTCTGATGACCTCAGTGAAATAATCTGTCTCCTCCTCGACCATAAAGCCAGTGTCAAACTGAAAAATTCTGATGCTAAGACTGCTCTTGACTTGACTAACGACCCAATGACCCGGATGTTCATGGAAAG ATTCCATGAAACAAAGTCAGCTTCGAAAAGTAAATCGTCCGGCAAAGGGAAGTTTACGCCGAACCATTGGGACCCTATGGGTGAACAGGATCTTGTACGTGTTCTCCTCAAAAGTAACGGGAGTGGCATGAGCAAAATGGAATATGACAATGTTGTCAAGAAATTCTCTCGCTCCCTACCCCAGGCACGCATACACAGAATTGAGCGACTTCAGAACAACTATCTATGGGAGATATACTACGT GACAAAGCGCAATTTGGAGAAGCAGTATGGAGGACGTGGCACTGCTAACGAGCGTGATTTGTTTCACGGCACCGTGCCGGAGGCTGTAGACGTTATAACAAAGCAAAACTTCGATATGCGCCTTGCTGGTGGACGCGTTGGAACTCTCCTTGGCAAGGGAACCTATTTTGCTCATGAAGCTAAAACGTCTGATGGTTATGCTGCTTATGACGACAAGCGTCACAAATTTATGTTCATGGCGAAAGTTTTGGTTGGGAAATACTGTATCGGTAATGGTGAATTCACTCGTCCTCCAGCCCAGAATCCCAGTGATAAAGAGTCCGTACTGTTCGATAGCTGTGTCGACAACACGAGAGATCCTAGGATCTACTGTGTCTTCAGCAACAACCAGTACTACCCGGAGTATCTCATAGAGTACACATGA